The Kaistia defluvii genome has a segment encoding these proteins:
- a CDS encoding glycosyltransferase family 9 protein produces MSQTTGDPAANRPIAVIVEREGLGDVILKLPLLRAIRHARPDRAIWWISAHDTAMEAAVLPYVEGEIARVMSQLHFTEPLLQGVRTLKQLPAFSAVFDTRTRVASVLAARLALTAEEYYVCLPGLNRRVGAPWWDRRRPAHIGERALNLAHQAFDTVDATGRIAASAGAEALAATILPPSEPWIGFAFGSNKAWKNWPLERFVALARELRTAGYRPVLLAGPDERAALPVLAETAPDVDVVDMTAMAIDTPRGKLDAPLALAPSIKLLVANDCGLGHLFGAAGVPVVSLFGPTKPERWAPNTPASRIVRAQDFGGSAMTDIPVAPVVAATLDVLREVGISPRP; encoded by the coding sequence ATGAGCCAGACCACCGGAGACCCCGCCGCGAACCGTCCGATCGCGGTGATCGTCGAGCGCGAGGGGCTGGGCGACGTCATCCTCAAGCTGCCGCTGCTCAGGGCGATCCGCCATGCCCGGCCGGATCGCGCCATCTGGTGGATCTCGGCGCATGATACCGCCATGGAGGCGGCCGTGCTGCCCTATGTCGAGGGCGAGATCGCCCGGGTGATGTCGCAGCTGCATTTCACGGAACCGCTGCTGCAGGGGGTTCGCACGCTGAAGCAATTGCCGGCCTTCAGCGCTGTCTTCGATACGCGCACTCGCGTGGCCAGCGTGCTGGCGGCGCGGCTGGCGCTGACGGCGGAGGAATATTACGTCTGCCTGCCCGGGCTGAACCGCCGCGTCGGCGCGCCGTGGTGGGACCGGCGGCGGCCGGCCCATATCGGCGAACGCGCGCTGAACCTCGCGCATCAGGCGTTCGACACCGTCGATGCCACCGGCCGGATCGCCGCGAGCGCCGGCGCCGAAGCGCTGGCGGCAACCATCCTGCCGCCTTCCGAGCCCTGGATCGGCTTTGCCTTTGGCAGCAACAAGGCCTGGAAGAACTGGCCTCTCGAACGTTTTGTTGCGCTGGCGCGGGAACTGCGGACCGCTGGCTACCGGCCCGTTTTGCTCGCCGGGCCGGACGAGCGCGCGGCGCTCCCAGTCTTGGCCGAGACCGCGCCGGATGTCGACGTCGTCGACATGACGGCGATGGCGATCGACACGCCGCGTGGGAAGCTTGATGCCCCCTTGGCGCTGGCGCCGTCCATAAAGCTGCTGGTCGCCAATGATTGCGGCCTCGGTCATCTGTTCGGCGCCGCCGGCGTGCCGGTGGTCAGCCTGTTCGGTCCGACCAAGCCGGAGCGCTGGGCGCCGAATACGCCGGCCTCGCGCATCGTGCGCGCGCAGGATTTTGGCGGTTCGGCGATGACGGACATTCCGGTCGCCCCGGTTGT
- a CDS encoding adenosine kinase produces MTEARYDVLGIGNAIVDILARAEEDFLVEQQLSKGSMRLVDMTESKRLYAAMGPAIEASGGSAGNTVAGVASLGGKTAFVGKVADDELGAIYGHDMRSIGATFDVAPLVGGAPTARCMIFVTPDGERTMNTYLGACHALTPDDIDPVLFADTKITYFEGFLWDAPTARDAFFKAADIAHSAGRQVSLTLSDAFCVDRFRGDFLRLLRDGTIDILFANEVELKSFYETSSFNTALKALREDCRIATVTVGAEGSYVVTPDGIEHVPATVVEDVVDTTGAGDLYASGFLYAVAKGLDLRTAAALGSLAAGEVINHMGPRPATSLIDLARQSGYAL; encoded by the coding sequence ATGACGGAAGCCCGCTACGACGTTCTCGGCATCGGTAACGCGATCGTCGACATTCTGGCGCGGGCGGAAGAGGACTTCCTGGTCGAGCAGCAATTGTCCAAGGGCTCGATGCGGCTGGTCGACATGACCGAGTCGAAGCGGCTCTACGCCGCCATGGGCCCGGCGATTGAGGCATCGGGCGGCTCGGCCGGCAATACCGTCGCCGGCGTCGCCTCGCTGGGCGGCAAGACCGCCTTTGTCGGCAAGGTCGCCGATGACGAACTGGGCGCGATCTATGGCCACGACATGCGCTCGATCGGCGCCACCTTCGACGTGGCGCCGCTGGTCGGCGGCGCACCGACGGCGCGCTGCATGATCTTTGTCACGCCCGATGGCGAGCGGACGATGAACACCTATCTCGGCGCCTGCCATGCGCTGACCCCGGACGACATCGACCCGGTGCTGTTCGCCGATACCAAGATCACCTATTTCGAAGGCTTCCTCTGGGATGCGCCGACGGCGCGCGACGCCTTCTTCAAGGCGGCCGACATCGCCCATTCCGCCGGAAGGCAGGTGTCGCTGACCCTTTCCGACGCCTTCTGCGTCGATCGCTTCCGCGGCGATTTCCTGCGCCTGCTGCGCGACGGCACGATCGACATCCTGTTCGCCAACGAGGTCGAGCTGAAGTCGTTCTACGAGACGTCGAGCTTCAACACGGCGCTGAAGGCGCTGCGCGAGGATTGCCGCATCGCCACGGTGACGGTCGGCGCCGAAGGCTCCTATGTCGTGACGCCGGACGGCATCGAGCATGTGCCGGCCACGGTGGTGGAGGACGTGGTCGACACGACCGGCGCCGGCGACCTCTACGCCTCGGGCTTCCTCTACGCCGTCGCCAAGGGCCTCGACCTCCGGACGGCGGCGGCGCTCGGCTCGCTGGCGGCCGGCGAGGTGATCAACCATATGGGCCCGCGCCCGGCGACCTCGTTGATCGACCTCGCCCGCCAGTCCGGCTACGCGCTCTAG